GGGTTTCGCGATGccgtcttcctcttcctccaccGCCGCCGTATTACTTCTCCTCGTTTCTATTTTCGCATCCTCTCTCGCCTCCGATTCAGATCACAAGGTTATACTCGGATCTCCTTGTGCCTGACATTCAGTTTTATTCATACAGCTCGAATCGAGTAATGTGTCTGTAGATCTCGTGATTTTTTTGCATGGTGTTTGTGAGTTGTTCTGTTCTTTTCCGGGTGGGTCGGATCCTGGAGCTCCACTCCTGTTGATTCTTTGTGACTTAGGCTTCTTTATGAATAATCAGAGATCATTTATACGTTTCTGTCAAAgtcaatgtttttgttttttgtttttatttttgtgtgtttccagTATCAAGCGGATGAGCAGGTTACACTGTGGGTGAACAAAGTTGGGCCATATAACAATCCACAAGAAACCTACAACTATTACAGTCTTCCCTTTTGCCGCCCCTCTCAAAACGATGTTCACAAATGGGGTGGTCTTGGTGAAGTTCTTGGTGGCAATGAGCTCATTGACAGCGAGATCCCCATTAAGTTCTTGAGTATGTTTTTGATTCCCCCATCTTTAACCTACTAGTTATCTTAGCTGTGTTCTAGTTACAGTTACATttatctcttttgttttgttttatttttccaCAGAAAATGTTGACAGGAAGGTTATCTGTCAGCTTGAACTCGATGAACCTAAAGTCGAGCATTTTAAAGATGCCATCGAATCTAGCT
This genomic window from Raphanus sativus cultivar WK10039 unplaced genomic scaffold, ASM80110v3 Scaffold2545, whole genome shotgun sequence contains:
- the LOC130505740 gene encoding transmembrane 9 superfamily member 1-like; this translates as MPSSSSSTAAVLLLLVSIFASSLASDSDHKYQADEQVTLWVNKVGPYNNPQETYNYYSLPFCRPSQNDVHKWGGLGEVLGGNELIDSEIPIKFLKNVDRKVICQLELDEPKVEHFKDAIESSYWFEFFMGFVGELHSDKNGENAKHVLYTHKNIIVKYNKDQIIHVNLTQDNPRPLEAGRTVDLTYSVQWIPTNVTFARRFDVYLDYPFFEHQIHWFSIFNSFMMVIFLTGL